ATAATACGAATAAATAAAAAGGTTAGAAAAAGCAAATCATGCCAAAAATCCTGTCTCCGATTTTGATATTGATAAATAACCTCTGATAACAAGAATAAAAGTATCAGGAATAACTAGAAAAACTATAATCGACAAATAGAAACTCCTTTGCCATTTTGTGAACCCACCATACCCGTTACTACAGCATTTAAACGCTGCTTTGGTGTGCCATGATGGTGTCTACTTCCCCAGGCATAATCACCAATATGATAAGCTAAACTGCTAATTTCCAGAATATCTTTCTCATCAAAATTCATATTCGGAATTAACCCTAAATATACACCCGCTAAACAATCTGCTTGTAACTCAGACATGGGGGTATTGCGTGGTTGAAAACCATAGGCAGTTTGCATCGCATGGGCATATTCATGGGCAATAATATATGCTAACGCCGCATCACCAAATTGATACGCCATTCTGATATCTTGTTGGGTGATATATACTGTGTGATTATGTGTACAGTAATGACTACCAGAAATGCGTCCACAAACACCACGTTTTCCTTGAGGGACACCCCAAATTAACTTGGGTGTTGCTTTATATCCATGTATTTGCTGTATCCCTTCATATACTCCATCGACAACTGCTTTTGGTGGTAACTCTGCTTTCGCTGCTGCACTCAATAGTACACATCCAAAAGTCGCCAAAGTTGTGAACAGCGCCTGGAGTTTTTTCATTTTTAAATCCTAGATGTTAAATTCTCAACGATATTTTTATTATCACGTTAGAACTTATCAATTCCAGATACTAAATCTAAAGTTTTAGTAATTTTAAGAAAGTTGTTAATTTTATTCGCAAAATAAATTTTCATGGCACAGTTATCTACCAGCATAGACTGCCAAAGCGTGAGGAATCGGACGATTGGTAGTAATTAGAGGTTTGCCATCTACAATTAACCCCGTACTCCCTCCACCATCTAACATGACTTGAGAAGTAGCGCCAAAGTTTCTGAGAGTGTGTGATGCATCAATTTGTCGAGCATAATTGCTAGAATAGATAATTACAGTTTCTGACAAACCATCTTTATCACTATCTTTGATACCAATAAACGTTCGAGGTAAATATTTATTGGCTGACTTATCGGCTTGAATATCTAATCCACCAATGACATCAGAAAAATTCTCAAAGATAGATGGTGAATATGGTTGAATGCTGGCAAAATTTAAGGATGAGTTGAAAGCAAATGTGCGGATTTGTCCTGGATATTCATTCGCCACACCATAACCAGAGGTAATCAGATGATTTTGAATTTTCAAGCCAAAGGCGATGCCTGTTGGTTGATTATTTGTTGAGAAAAAAGTGCCATTAACTATGACTTTTATCTGATGTTTTTTGGTATTGTGCTTGACTGCATCTTGCCAGAACTTTGCAAGTTGTTGTTTCTCAATACTTTCTGATTCTTCGAGTGATATTTTACCAGCTAAATTTTGTAATTTTGCTTGTCGTAAATCTAGAATTGTCACATATTCTAAATGACTAATTACTGCTTTTTGGTATATATTAACTCCCTTAGCTGAGATAAGGCGATTAAATTGTGTTGTTGTATTTTTAGCAGTTACTTGATTACTCAAATCCTGAGATAGAAATATCAAAGATATAATGGGAATGAAATGTATAGGATGCATATGGGATATTAGTTGAAGTAGCCTGCACCTTGGGCTGATATAGCAAGCGAAAAGAGCAGATAAGCTGTTGCGTATTGAATTTGTAAGTAAGTCGGTGAGAATAAACCTAACTATGTAACAGATTATAAAATCGTCAAAACCGTTGCGATTGCTTCATTCCACTTCGTTTCATTCGCAATGACATAGCGTGAATTATTTAAGCCGTTCTACTTATATAGAACGCGAGTAAGCCTGCTCTCGAACGAAGTGAAGGGATGTCCACACTACGACTATTTGACATTTTCCTTATACAATTTAGCTGCACATCAGCTTATTTGATGTCTTATGGATATTTTATTCGCAAATTGAAGTTGATTTTTTTAAATAATTCAACTCAGTAATATTACTGTTCTCAATCACACAAATATTCGTAATTATAAATATTACTAAGTATAAGTTGCGAACAATAGATAAATAAAGTTACACCTAACTATATTTATATTTTCTACGTAAACGATGAACTCCTATAAGCTTCGATATTACCAGGAAATTTTTCCAGCGCGATCGCAAGCATATTGAGTCATGGAATTTAAGATAGCAACGAAACATTTTATTTTAACCAGCGATATGTAAAAACTGCGATGAAAATCTTATTAATTTCTGTGGGTTGGGCGATCGCCTTAGGATTAGGTACATTTTTCTTTACTCTGACTAGTATGGCTTTTCAGGTGTCCCCAGAAGAAAGAATGTCTCAACTTACAACTTACGGACTAACTACTGGGATAATTGGTGGTGTGAGCCTTGCTTTGGTTATGCTGTGGAGTCAGCCAGGAATTCAGTGGCATATTGCTTTATTATTTGTGCTAATTTGGTCTCTGAGTTTGCTTGTTGGTTCACGTATTGGTTGGCACATTATCCAGCCTGATTTTTCCAGTCAAGCAATGGGTAGAGGTGTTATCATTGGTATGACTATCGGTGGTATTTTGGGTGGATTTTTCACTGCCCTTTTACTCCAGCAAACCAGGATTTTAGTATCTTGGCTTGATATCTGTTTCGTTGCTCTTGGTTGGACTATTGCGTTATTTAGCGGTTTTGCATTTATTTTCCTACCTGGCGATTGGAATTTTATTCCTATGGGAATCATGATTTCACCAATTATTGGGGGTTTATTAATAGGGGCAATTGGTAGCAGTATTATGTTTTGGAAAATGCACTAATCCTGCTTCTAAAATCCTTGAATTCCGCACTTGCTGCTCTTTTCTAGGAGATTTTTGTAACTATAGAAATTTATATCAAGTTGACTTCTATCGTAGTAGTTTGAAGTTGGTGAGATTACTTCCTGAGGCTGAGTCGCAATGACAGGGTACTATTTTTGATCGCAACTTGGTATTAGTTAAACTTGCAAGGATTTAGCAATGCTAAACCCTCACAGAAAATCTAGTAGAAATTGTCAGCTATTAACCGAAATTCCCATGAGTAAAATTAGTCACAGTAAGCAACATTACTCAGTTTAGGGGCAGTAACCAGATTGGTATTAACTATCCAACCATTACCAGAAAAGTTTTCTCCACGGAAGGTACGAGATAAGTCAATTTCAATCCAAACATATTTTTGGTCTTTATAAGTTTTCACCACATTTCCTGTGGTTAAATTGACGGTTAATTCCGTATCTGGGTAAACAGTAGCAATATACGCTGCTTTCTCATTCGGTTCCTTGCGAATATTTAAACCCTGGGATGGACGAATGACTAAACGACAGGTTCTACCTACTGTTGGTTTTTGCCAAGGTTTGGGGTTCGGGTTGGGGTTCGGTTGACTACCGCAGGGTTTCAAAACAGCTGTTTGGATAAATCCGATCGCCGGTGACTGAATTCTCACAAATCTATCTTCACCATCGGGAATATAGGAAAGGGTAACTCTAGTATCTTTCGGCACTACGCTGACAACACTAGAAGTGGTTGC
The Calothrix sp. 336/3 DNA segment above includes these coding regions:
- a CDS encoding neutral zinc metallopeptidase, with the protein product MKKLQALFTTLATFGCVLLSAAAKAELPPKAVVDGVYEGIQQIHGYKATPKLIWGVPQGKRGVCGRISGSHYCTHNHTVYITQQDIRMAYQFGDAALAYIIAHEYAHAMQTAYGFQPRNTPMSELQADCLAGVYLGLIPNMNFDEKDILEISSLAYHIGDYAWGSRHHHGTPKQRLNAVVTGMVGSQNGKGVSICRL
- a CDS encoding phosphodiester glycosidase family protein, with the translated sequence MIFLSQDLSNQVTAKNTTTQFNRLISAKGVNIYQKAVISHLEYVTILDLRQAKLQNLAGKISLEESESIEKQQLAKFWQDAVKHNTKKHQIKVIVNGTFFSTNNQPTGIAFGLKIQNHLITSGYGVANEYPGQIRTFAFNSSLNFASIQPYSPSIFENFSDVIGGLDIQADKSANKYLPRTFIGIKDSDKDGLSETVIIYSSNYARQIDASHTLRNFGATSQVMLDGGGSTGLIVDGKPLITTNRPIPHALAVYAGR